A single region of the Brienomyrus brachyistius isolate T26 chromosome 10, BBRACH_0.4, whole genome shotgun sequence genome encodes:
- the LOC125750831 gene encoding pantothenate kinase 3 isoform X1, with amino-acid sequence MKLKDAKKTSFPWFGMDIGGTLVKLVYFEPVDVTAEEEQEEVECLKSIRKYLTSNVAYGSTGIRDTHLELKGLTVHGRRGNLHFIRFPTHDLPTFIQMGRDKNFSTLHTVLCATGGGAYKFEEEFRTIGNLQLHKLDELDCLVKGLLYIDSPSFNGQAECYYFENALDPERCQKMPYNLQDPYPLLVVNIGSGVSILAVYSKDNYKRVAGTSLGGGTFLGLCSLLTGCESFDEALELASKGDSTHADKLVRDIYGGDYERFELPGWAVASSFGNMIYKEKREAVTKEDLARATLVTITNNIGWIAKMSAVNEKINRVVFVGNFLRVNTLSMKLLAYALDYWSQSQTKALFLEHEGYFGAVGALLGLLNFT; translated from the exons ATGAAACTGAAGGATGCCAAAAAGACCT CTTTCCCATGGTTTGGAATGGACATTGGGGGTACCTTGGTGAAGCTGGTCTACTTTGAGCCAGTGGATGTGACAGCAGAGGAAGAACAAGAGGAGGTGGAGTGTCTGAAGAGCATCCGCAAATACTTAACATCCAATGTTGCTTACGGCTCAACGGGCATTCGTGACACCCACCTGGAGCTGAAAGGACTGACAGTACATGGCCGCCGTGGGAACCTGCACTTCATCCGCTTCCCTACTCATGACTTGCCAACCTTCATTCAGATGGGCCGAGACAAGAACTTCTCCACCCTGCATACCGTGCTCTGTGCCACTGGTGGGGGTGCCTACAAGTTTGAGGAGGAATTCCGCACG ATTGGAAACTTGCAGCTCCACAAACTAGATGAGCTCGACTGTTTGGTAAAAGGGTTGCTGTATATCGACTCCCCAAGCTTCAATGGTCAAGCAGAGTGCTATTATTTTGAGAATGCCCTGGACCCAGAGAGATGCCAAAAGATGCCTTACAACCTGCAAGACCCTTACCCATTGCTAGTGGTCAACATTGGTTCGGGGGTCAGCATCCTGGCTGTCTACTCCAAAGACAACTATAAGCGTGTGGCTGGCACTAG CCTTGGGGGTGGGACCTTCCTGGGCTTGTGTAGCCTTCTTACAGGCTGTGAAAGTTTTGACGAGGCTCTGGAGCTGGCGTCCAAGGGAGACAGCACACATGCAGACAAACTAGTGCGTGACATCTATGGTGGGGACTATGAGCGCTTTGAGTTACCAGGATGGGCAGTTGCTTCTAG TTTTGGTAACATGATTTACAAAGAGAAACGAGAAGCTGTCACCAAGGAGGACTTAGCCAGAGCCACCTTAGTTACCATCACCAATAACATTGGCTGGATTGCTAAGATGAGCGCGGTAAATGAG AAAATCAATCGGGTGGTGTTTGTGGGCAATTTTCTACGTGTCAACACATTATCGATGAAGCTTTTGGCTTATGCATTGGATTACTGGTCACAAAGCCAAACAAAGGCACTTTTCCTGGAGCATGAG GGCTATTTTGGGGCAGTCGGCGCCCTTCTCGGGTTACTGAATTTTACCTAG
- the LOC125750831 gene encoding pantothenate kinase 3 isoform X2, translated as MDIGGTLVKLVYFEPVDVTAEEEQEEVECLKSIRKYLTSNVAYGSTGIRDTHLELKGLTVHGRRGNLHFIRFPTHDLPTFIQMGRDKNFSTLHTVLCATGGGAYKFEEEFRTIGNLQLHKLDELDCLVKGLLYIDSPSFNGQAECYYFENALDPERCQKMPYNLQDPYPLLVVNIGSGVSILAVYSKDNYKRVAGTSLGGGTFLGLCSLLTGCESFDEALELASKGDSTHADKLVRDIYGGDYERFELPGWAVASSFGNMIYKEKREAVTKEDLARATLVTITNNIGWIAKMSAVNEKINRVVFVGNFLRVNTLSMKLLAYALDYWSQSQTKALFLEHEGYFGAVGALLGLLNFT; from the exons ATGGACATTGGGGGTACCTTGGTGAAGCTGGTCTACTTTGAGCCAGTGGATGTGACAGCAGAGGAAGAACAAGAGGAGGTGGAGTGTCTGAAGAGCATCCGCAAATACTTAACATCCAATGTTGCTTACGGCTCAACGGGCATTCGTGACACCCACCTGGAGCTGAAAGGACTGACAGTACATGGCCGCCGTGGGAACCTGCACTTCATCCGCTTCCCTACTCATGACTTGCCAACCTTCATTCAGATGGGCCGAGACAAGAACTTCTCCACCCTGCATACCGTGCTCTGTGCCACTGGTGGGGGTGCCTACAAGTTTGAGGAGGAATTCCGCACG ATTGGAAACTTGCAGCTCCACAAACTAGATGAGCTCGACTGTTTGGTAAAAGGGTTGCTGTATATCGACTCCCCAAGCTTCAATGGTCAAGCAGAGTGCTATTATTTTGAGAATGCCCTGGACCCAGAGAGATGCCAAAAGATGCCTTACAACCTGCAAGACCCTTACCCATTGCTAGTGGTCAACATTGGTTCGGGGGTCAGCATCCTGGCTGTCTACTCCAAAGACAACTATAAGCGTGTGGCTGGCACTAG CCTTGGGGGTGGGACCTTCCTGGGCTTGTGTAGCCTTCTTACAGGCTGTGAAAGTTTTGACGAGGCTCTGGAGCTGGCGTCCAAGGGAGACAGCACACATGCAGACAAACTAGTGCGTGACATCTATGGTGGGGACTATGAGCGCTTTGAGTTACCAGGATGGGCAGTTGCTTCTAG TTTTGGTAACATGATTTACAAAGAGAAACGAGAAGCTGTCACCAAGGAGGACTTAGCCAGAGCCACCTTAGTTACCATCACCAATAACATTGGCTGGATTGCTAAGATGAGCGCGGTAAATGAG AAAATCAATCGGGTGGTGTTTGTGGGCAATTTTCTACGTGTCAACACATTATCGATGAAGCTTTTGGCTTATGCATTGGATTACTGGTCACAAAGCCAAACAAAGGCACTTTTCCTGGAGCATGAG GGCTATTTTGGGGCAGTCGGCGCCCTTCTCGGGTTACTGAATTTTACCTAG